In Gossypium raimondii isolate GPD5lz chromosome 12, ASM2569854v1, whole genome shotgun sequence, a single window of DNA contains:
- the LOC128035503 gene encoding uncharacterized protein LOC128035503: protein MEASQRELLNQLKLLKAGGHDKGKSPAVNSGDDHEDPTYPPGFAPTNVQTQPGVYPQRVPVTIRSQYQVGAPASMNFPTGSGSNPGDNPINPVVLDLDDAAEIEKTRVDLPKQLEDRCKWLEEKFQAMENTDYHRGMDAKDLSLVPDLVLPPKFKMPEFEKYNRTSCPEAHITMFCRRMTGYINNDPLLIHYFQDSLIGSAARWYNQLSRANIHSWKDLPQAFMKQYRHVMDIAPDRILLQNMEKKPNESFRQYAQIWREVAAQVQPPLLEKEITMLFINTLKAPFFSHMLGSATKSFSDIVMSGEMIENAIRCGKIEAGESTKRSAPRKKEHEINNTSMFNKDHSKTITVGQARAVTANRQGSSKQESNPRPNIERLQFTPIPVTYRELYQNLFDAHVASPYYLKPMQPPYPKWYDTNAQYEYHAGTKGHLIENCTAFKKLVEKLINLGIVKIGDSSGPNVAENPLSNHDNKGVNAIIEYGGRRVKANITEIKTPLEWVWKQMMKRGLIKQGSIERPEGARKFCVFHAEESHDIQECTEFRIIVQNLMDNKELEFYEEIKGLEKGEVYAAEEGSTGKAQKANHPVVIIAKPMSRESGIQIAPKVIIQKLVSFPYKDSKKVPWNYDCNVTIPGEESLVNASGEDEGFYTRSGKCYDPENARVESGKGKALAVELGKAKADKIETRVNQ from the coding sequence ATGGAAGCATCCCAAAGAGAattattgaatcaattaaaactgttaaaggcTGGGGGGCACGATAAGGGGAAAAGCCCCGCGGTAAATTCTGGGGATGATCACGAAGACCCTACCTACCCTCCAGGTTTCGCCCCAACTAATGTCCAGACGCAACCAGGGGTGTACCCACAGAGGGTACCTGTCACCATTAGATCCCAATACCAAGTTGGTGCCCCAGCATCGATGAACTTCCCAACAGGCTCGGGTTCTAATCCCGGGGATAATCCTATTAATCCTGTGGTTCTGGATCTTGACGATGCAGCAGAAATAGAGAAGACAAGAGTAGACCTGCCAAAACAATTAGAAGATCGTTGTAAATGGTTAGAAGAGAAGTTTCAAGCCATGGAAAATACCGATTACCATCGAGGAATGGACGCTAAAGATTTGAGCCTGGTACCTGATCTGGTGCTCCCtcctaaatttaaaatgccggagtttgagaagtacaacaGGACCAGTTGCCCCGAAGCCCATATCACtatgttctgtaggagaatgaccGGATACATCAATAATGACCCATTGTTGATTCATTACTTCCAGGACAGTTTGATCGGGTCAGCGGCTAGATGGTACAACCAATTAAGTCGGGCCAACATTCATTCATGGAAAGATTTGCCGCAAGCCTTTATGAAGCAGTATAGACACGTGATGGATATAGCACCCGATCGAATTTTattgcaaaacatggaaaagaagcctaATGAGAGTTTCCGGCAATATGCTCAGATATGGAGGGAAGTGGCTGCACAAGTTCAACCACCACTTTTAGAGAAAGAGATAACTATGCTTTTTATCAATACTCTAAAGGCTCCATTTTTCAGCCACATGTTAGGCAGTGCCACTAAAAGCTTTTCAGACATAGTGATGTCTggagaaatgatagagaatgcCATAAGATGCGGCAAGATAGAAGCAGGAGAAAGTACTAAAAGGTCAGCTCCAAGGAAGAAGGAGCACGAGATAAACAATACAAGCATGTTTAACAAGGACCATTCTAAAACAATTACGGTGGGACAAGCCAGAGCAGTAACCGCTAATCGGCAAGGTTCTTCGAAACAGGAATCTAATCCAAGGCCAAATATAGAGAGACTTCAATTCACACCCATCCCAGTGACGTATAGGGAATTGTACCAGAACTTATTCGATGCACATGTGGCATCTCCATATTACCTGAAACCAATGCAACCCCCATACCCTAAGTGGTATGACACAAACGCCCAATACGAGTATCACGCGGGGACCAAGGGGCATTTGATTGAAAACTGCACTGCATTCAAGAAGTTAGTTGAAAAACTTATCAATTTGGGGATCGTAAAGATTGGTGACTCATCAGGACCAAATGTAGCAGAGAATCCGTTGTCCAATCATGACAATAAAGGGGTGAATGCGATAATTGAGTATGGAGGAAGGAGAGTCAAAGCCAACATAACAGAGATAAAGACCCCCCTTGAATGGGTTTGGAAACAAATGATGAAAAGAGGTCTCATCAAGCAAGGTTCAATAGAAAGGCCTGAAGGAGCAAGGAAGTTTTGTGTGTTCCATGCAGAAGAAAGCCATGACATCCAAGAATGCACCGAGTTCAGAATCATAGTGCAAAACTTAATGGATAACAAAGAGTTGGAGTTTTATGAAGAGATTAAGGGATTAGAAAAAGGAGAGGTTTATGCTGCAGAAGAAGGATCTACGGGGAAAGCCCAAAAGGCTAATCACCCGGTGGTGATTATTGCAAAACCAATGAGCAGAGAATCTGGAATACAAATAGCACCAAAGGTCATAATCCAAAAACTTGTATCCTTTCCCTACAAGGATAGCAAAAAGGTTCCTTGGAATTACGACTGCAATGTAACAATCCCAGGAGAAGAGAGCTTGGTAAATGCTTCAGGAGAAGATGAAGGATTCTATACACGAAGTGGAAAATGCTATGATCCGGAAAACGCAAGAGTGGAATCTGGAAAAGGAAAAGCCTTAGCGGTTGAATTGGGAAAAGCAAAAGCAGACAAAATTGAGACGCGTGTCAATCAATGA